Sequence from the Triplophysa rosa linkage group LG22, Trosa_1v2, whole genome shotgun sequence genome:
TGGGAATGCTGCCAGTTACACACGGGATGTTTCAGATCGGTGCTGCGCTCTCTCGACAGAGACAATGGCACAACCGCATGTATTCACAGGTAAGTCATGTCTGTTATCATGACGGAACATGGCACAGTTTCTCTGGCTCATGTCAGATACAGTGCTGTCGATACAGGTGTAGCTCTACATCTGAAAAAcgaatgcatttttttaatgtaaactgtTAAGAACACAAGAAATATGTTCTCAGCTTTCAAGTCCTTTTCTGATGGcatttgttttctataagcaGGTGGCATAAAGTAATCATTTCAACAGATTGTCTGTGACTTTACAGGTCTTCacgtcattttaatatattgttttatcTCACCCACCCGCAATTAATCAGAATGTTACTTTTTATTACTTGAGCCACCTGCCTGCTGATATAACTGTGATCCGGCATAACTAGACAACACAAGTCACTCTTTAGCTAGCACATCAATTCTAGCTATTTGCGCTAACCTTTTGTCCTATGACTTTCAGTGAATGATATCTGATATTTTACTAGATACTTTACCTTAAAGCACTTTGAGCACAAAAGCAGTTTCTTGACTTTCTTTACTTACAGTAAATCAAAGTACCGTGAGAGTGATTGGTAAAAGTTGCTTTTGAAAAACTCTCGCAACACGTTaatgtcatacgccgatcggtctgcgtgcGCAGCCTCGGAATACGTCAAATGCACTTAATAACAGACAGGTCTGACTCGGTTGAAAAACCAATCAAAACTTATAATTCAGCTAGCGGGTGGGTTACCTGCGCTTTGACGCTCATCCAGATGCACTATGATCGTCCGTTCATTATTGCTAATTTACAGGAACAACGTTAATGTGTTGTccttaaatgaacacaaaatgtcttgtttttaacaactgtttttagagtgtatagcGTTAAAAGCAAACTACACAGTATGTTTTATAGACTCTATATTTACTTTCtttactatggcagtaaagggGAATGAGAtccgacattcttccaaatatcttcctgtttgttcagcagaacaaagacaatgtatacaggtttggaacaatctgagggtgaggaaatgatgacagaattttcattattgggtgaagtatccctttaatggaatGAAAGATCACCATAATCTAGAACCAATCGAAAATCCTGAGGGTTCtttactgttttataaaataagttttaataatatatttttttatttgtgttctgcttgCATTTGCTGTGCCACAAACTGTTGAGTTCAAAACGTTATTGAAAGGTcaaattaaatatgtaattaaatattaaaatgtaattaaatatgtatttcaaatacatgtaattCAAATACTGTCCATCTCTGAGTACACCCAATGATTCAGTAGCTTGTGGAAGCGGGTTTAGCCACAAGAACTTGTGGTTTTCTGTATGAATTTATCAGTATCTCTGCAACatcttcatttatttctttttctgtaCATTATGGCCAAAAACATCTACACTTTGTCTTGTCTGTCCAAAAGAcagattgttttttgtttttttcagatgCAAACCTAAGTCGTGTGCAATGTTGTTTTTAGAGAAAGAGGCATTCTCCTGGCAAACCTGTCCAAACAAGTCAGAATCTGAAGCTTTATTCGCCAAGGGTGCTTATGCACACAAGGAGTTTGTTCTGGTTACAGGAGCTCTATTGTCTTAAACACACAGTATGTACACAACACAGGAAATAGAAAAGAAAGAATATAAGGTAAGCATGAGACTAGTACACAAAAGTGCAGTTTAGTTATTTGCAAGCGTGCCTTGTAAGTACTGTAAATTACAACACCATAAAAACTATAAGAGTCACACTTGTTAAAGCTTTTTCTAATTCTACAGTCCTGAACTTTAATATTTAACATCTAACTGAGGCTTGTAGAGTCTGACATGTACAGCAGCTCTTGGGCTTTTGACCATTTCTCTGAGCTCAACACAATCTGATTTTGCTGTGTCGTCCACTCCAGACAAGACAgtgttttcaatgtttttaacaCTCTTCCTCGCTGTAGAATGATGGACATCTGCTGCTGATGATCAATGAATCAATGGCATACACTACTTATCCTCTTCATTCCTGTAGAAGCAGTAAGGGTGTACAAATGGCTTCTCCATTTCTAAAACGCTGATTAAACTGACTGGACCTGAGCATTAAAGTGCTGTAAAAGGTTTTATATCATGGTCTGtctgaatacttgattctgattgtttAATGCACAGCTAGCTAAAATggattattccttacataataCAGATACACGATAAAAGCCATAATACATAATGCTTCTGTAGTCTGTCCTTGTGTGTACATGTCAGTTCAGTGTCTCTGTGTTGTGTAGGTAGGAGAGAGAAGTCACGATGATAAGCCGTCAGCAGATGGCGGTGGTGTGTTCAGAGACAGAGATCTAGAAAAACACATCACTCCACAAACTCTGAAACCCAACATCAAACACAATCCTCTATATGCCCACATCAGCATCATCAACAACACAGAGGAGAACAACAAATCCAAACCATCCTGGACCATTCAGGAATATGACAGACACATTGCACACGGACAGCTGGGAGACTACATGAAGGTATTAAACAATAATACACACCAAAACtgctgtctttgtgtgtgtgtgtgtgtgtgtgtgtgtgtgtgtgtgtgtgtgtgtgtgtgtgtgtgtgtgtgtgtgtgtgtgtgtgtgtgtgtgtgtgtgtgtaaaaacaaaacaaagaacagCACAATTAGCAATCCGCCTGACGTCAACTTTGCGTGGGGGGTGGGGGATGGGAGTGTGGTTTGGGGGGATAGGACAGTTGAGACAGAAGCGATGGGAAGGAGAGAGGGCAGGAGGAACAGGAAAAAGGACCACTAGGTGAGATTCAAATTCGGGTCACCCGCTATTGCGCTACATGTCTGGATCACTGTCCACACGCCACAGGCTACCAGTGTAATTACCTCATTATCTTCAACATCAGTGTTACTTTAACACCCAGTTGAGTGGGACCATATGTACTCTGAGCAGTGTTGATTTAACACTGGGGATTTTGCTGTGTGGCTGTCGATCCCCATTTTACATTTCCACAAATACatcaatataaaacatatcaatCCATCAAGAATTGAAACATATAAGATCACTGCACATATTTTAGTGTGAAACCATATCTGACTGACACCATAATAAATCTCTAATACAAAGATCTTGTataacacacagcaaaatcgccagtgttaaaaaaggtcaaatgaactctcacagtgtatatgtAATCCACACTTCGATCGTGTGCATTATATATACACTTTGAGTGTTCATTtatccttttttaacactggcgattttgctgtgcactCAATAGTCACTTTTAACTGGACATACACCACTAATGACGCTTTACGTGTTTTTAATACATTCTGGTTCAGGTAAAtatggtttgtttttaaagtataacatacctgtaaaataaaaacaaacagttatgATCATCATTCAGAAGAGTTCTAGTGCTTTGTTTCAATACTGTGATGTTATTGGCCACAGACCGTAACtgccccccacacacacatacacatcatCTCATCTCAGCGCTGTCAACTACAGGCTACTTACCAACAGAAATCTTCAGAGTTAAAtgatattacaaatataaaccCAATATCAGATATTGATAGAAACACGAATCACAGGTGCAGGGGATGAAGATTTGTTTCTAATAATGTCCATGAATTTCTAAAATGAATGAGTAAAGTCAGTGTTAAAACAATGATGGTCAGTATATTTCACAAATCAAATTACATAATTGgttcaaatcaatatttcattttcaaatttcaATCTGGCAATTCTTAAAAAGTATACGGTTTGCACAACCCTAGAAAAGATAGCACACACCTAAGGTATGACTCTAAATTCATCACAGAAGGTACTGTAGGAGTTTAGAAGAAACCCTCAGCAGAAAGTTGCATGATTTTCTATAACTAACCCTGAACAATGTAGTagttaaaacatttcaaaacaaaaacatttctattCGTATGAAACTGAAGTCTGGTCAATCTGGTTTTCTGATCTTTCAGGAAGACCCAAGAGAGCTAAACTTCTGGCTGGAAGATCTCTACACCCCCGGCTACGATTCACTGCTCAAGAAGAAAGAAGCTGAACTGAGAAGAAAGAAGATTTGTAAAATATTATCATCCGTCATTTTATTGGTTTGTGTGATTGTGATCATTATTACTGTGCCAATTGTGTTAACACAATCTAAAGACTGACGggaa
This genomic interval carries:
- the LOC130545709 gene encoding major intrinsically disordered NOTCH2-binding receptor 1-like translates to MNKSTLTLRSHSHQAHNTYNMDITVLPNNNHPEKFLQLDVGMLPVTHGMFQIGAALSRQRQWHNRMYSQVGERSHDDKPSADGGGVFRDRDLEKHITPQTLKPNIKHNPLYAHISIINNTEENNKSKPSWTIQEYDRHIAHGQLGDYMKEDPRELNFWLEDLYTPGYDSLLKKKEAELRRKKICKILSSVILLVCVIVIIITVPIVLTQSKD